A segment of the Corylus avellana chromosome ca2, CavTom2PMs-1.0 genome:
TTTTCAGCCTCATCactttaacaaaataaaaagtagtGAGACTATGCGAATACTTGATACTTGATCCGAATACAACGGTTAGCCAACTCATTGATACAGACACAAAATGGTGGGACTATGCGTTATTGGAAAGATTATTCTCCCGGGAGGAAACTATATCTATACTTTCGGTACCTCTTAGTACCTCGGACCAAGATGATAAGCTTATATGGAGAGGAACGGCTAAAGGGCTTTTTTCAGTTAGAAGTGCGTACCATatggaaaaaggaagagaaactGCCTCTCAGGCAGAAAGTTCATCTCGGGTCCGTCATTGTGATGTTTGGAGATCCATTTGGCGACAAAAAATACCAAGTATGGAGAAACACTTCCTCTGGCGCGCTTGTCATGAAATTTTGCCTACAAAAGCAAATCTTGGGGCCAAGAAGGTGACTGAGGACTCCTACTGCCCAGTCTGTGAACGAGCGGAGGAGACCATATACCATGCGCTATGGGAATGCCCTGCGGCCAGGGACGTTTGGAGTGTTGGGTGCATTAAATTCCAGAAAAGCCATTTTGAAGGGCCGTCTTTCCTTCAGGTGGTGGAGGGAATGTTGAAGAGCTGGGACCAGATGGAATTTGCTCAGTTTGCAAACATTGCTCGTCGTATTTGGCTTCGGAGAAATGAGCTGATTCACGGTGGTGTTTTTCTCAATCCCAATTTGTTAATTCAGCAAGCCATACGGGCAGTGACTCTGTTTCACCTGGTGCGGAATGAG
Coding sequences within it:
- the LOC132169081 gene encoding uncharacterized protein LOC132169081 — protein: MEKHFLWRACHEILPTKANLGAKKVTEDSYCPVCERAEETIYHALWECPAARDVWSVGCIKFQKSHFEGPSFLQVVEGMLKSWDQMEFAQFANIARRIWLRRNELIHGGVFLNPNLLIQQAIRAVTLFHLVRNEVVPQEVACEASNHCNWKNPPIGWFKANWDAGVNQRF